One genomic segment of Candidatus Limnocylindrales bacterium includes these proteins:
- the mpl gene encoding UDP-N-acetylmuramate:L-alanyl-gamma-D-glutamyl-meso-diaminopimelate ligase has translation MIAICGTGMSSLAGMLKSSGYEITGSDDNVYPPVSTQLDKLGIPYFKGFKPSNLDHHPDLVIVGNAMSRGNPEVEAMLDRGLKHTSFPQALSDFYLKDKHPIVVAGTHGKTTTSAVIAWTLECAGLDPSFMVGGITKNFHSNYKLGLGKYFVVEGDEYDTAFFDKTPKFLHYRPRSALITSLEFDHADIYQDLDQIREEFRRFIRLIPQDGLLVACIDDPRVRELVQKVRVPLETYGFSREAQWRAEDLKFSEKGTEFTIYRGKEVFGNFFTGTMGRHNVQNLLGSAALLAGLGLSAKEIQEGLETFQGVRRRQELVGNVGDVIVLDDFAHHPTAVRETLQAVRSRYPGRRLWSIFEPRSATNRRNVFQKEYVRAFKEADIVIIADVYLPEKAPEGARFSPDQLAEDLTQEGKNARHISGTDQIIAYVMERVRPGDVILCMSNGGFDGIQGKLVKALHLKENLRSGLPEDTRKSRDREAGTL, from the coding sequence ATGATTGCCATATGCGGTACAGGTATGAGTTCGCTGGCTGGTATGCTGAAGAGTTCGGGATATGAGATTACGGGATCTGATGATAATGTCTATCCACCGGTCAGTACGCAGTTGGATAAATTAGGAATTCCCTACTTTAAGGGCTTTAAGCCTTCCAACCTGGATCACCACCCTGATCTGGTCATTGTAGGAAATGCCATGTCCAGAGGTAATCCCGAGGTAGAGGCTATGTTGGATCGGGGGCTTAAACATACTTCTTTTCCCCAGGCCCTCTCCGACTTCTATCTCAAAGACAAACATCCCATTGTAGTAGCCGGAACCCATGGAAAAACCACCACCTCTGCTGTAATCGCCTGGACGCTGGAGTGTGCTGGCCTAGATCCTTCCTTTATGGTGGGTGGAATCACCAAAAATTTTCATAGTAATTATAAACTGGGTTTGGGAAAATATTTCGTGGTTGAAGGGGATGAATATGATACGGCTTTCTTTGATAAAACCCCTAAGTTCCTCCATTATCGACCCCGTTCGGCCCTTATCACCAGTCTGGAATTTGACCATGCCGATATCTATCAAGATTTAGATCAGATTCGGGAGGAATTTAGAAGATTCATCAGGTTAATTCCCCAGGATGGCCTTTTAGTAGCCTGCATAGATGATCCTCGGGTTCGGGAACTGGTTCAAAAAGTGAGGGTACCCTTGGAAACCTATGGATTCTCCCGAGAGGCCCAATGGAGGGCAGAGGATTTGAAATTCTCTGAAAAGGGAACCGAATTTACCATCTATCGCGGAAAAGAGGTATTTGGAAACTTTTTCACAGGTACCATGGGCCGTCACAATGTCCAAAACCTGTTGGGTTCGGCGGCACTCCTTGCCGGATTGGGACTTTCCGCCAAGGAGATTCAGGAAGGATTAGAGACTTTTCAAGGTGTCCGAAGACGTCAAGAGCTGGTGGGAAACGTGGGAGATGTTATCGTTCTGGACGATTTTGCCCACCATCCTACGGCGGTTCGAGAAACCCTTCAAGCAGTAAGATCTCGATACCCCGGTAGACGGTTATGGAGTATCTTTGAACCCAGGAGTGCTACCAATCGACGTAATGTCTTCCAAAAGGAATATGTCCGGGCTTTTAAAGAGGCCGATATTGTTATCATAGCCGATGTTTATCTTCCTGAGAAGGCTCCGGAGGGAGCTCGTTTCTCCCCGGACCAACTGGCCGAAGATTTGACCCAGGAAGGTAAAAACGCCCGGCATATTAGCGGAACAGATCAAATTATAGCCTACGTGATGGAAAGAGTCCGGCCCGGAGATGTGATCCTCTGCATGTCCAATGGTGGATTTGATGGGATTCAAGGAAAACTTGTGAAAGCCCTCCATTTAAAGGAAAACCTGAGG
- a CDS encoding serine hydrolase, translating to MRPLSLQSLDERLQKATDQEEAPGITLLIAYKSQCIYHKAFGYAQLIPEKKVLTLETLFDVASLTKVLATTTAILLLLKSGEISLHDPISKYFQEFHTSEKSSITVRHLLTHSSGLPAYYRFYQDLWKEDQKRGGGFLCTQAAKEQAIQTTLTLDLVYPTGQDYKYSDPGFILLGALIEKITGMELDKFCQQEIWLPLGMKNTFFNNLKETLPAAFRQNSRKFAATEYCPWRQRVLYGEVHDENCYAMGGIAGHAGLFSTSEDIYLLVKKLLDCYQGKDDWIPPSWVREFFTRQHLPEHSTWALGWDTPASQGSTSGTYFSRESVGHTGFTGTSIWIDLKKDLVVILLSNRVHPSRSNQRFAKLRPEVHDMVQQVVSRGL from the coding sequence ATGCGGCCTCTATCCCTCCAATCCTTAGATGAGCGATTACAAAAGGCCACCGATCAGGAAGAAGCCCCGGGTATCACGCTTCTGATAGCTTATAAAAGTCAATGCATTTATCATAAAGCCTTCGGCTATGCCCAGCTAATTCCAGAAAAAAAAGTACTGACCCTGGAAACCCTCTTTGATGTGGCTTCTCTTACCAAGGTTTTGGCTACCACAACGGCTATTTTATTGCTTCTTAAATCGGGGGAGATTTCCTTACACGATCCGATTTCCAAATATTTTCAAGAGTTTCATACTTCTGAGAAGAGTTCGATAACCGTTCGACATCTTTTGACCCATTCATCGGGCTTGCCGGCTTATTACCGGTTTTACCAGGACCTTTGGAAGGAAGACCAGAAACGAGGCGGGGGATTTCTTTGTACACAAGCCGCCAAGGAACAGGCTATCCAAACAACCTTAACCCTGGATCTTGTCTATCCAACCGGACAGGATTATAAGTATAGCGATCCAGGATTCATCCTGTTGGGAGCTCTGATTGAAAAAATTACCGGTATGGAGTTGGATAAGTTTTGTCAACAGGAAATCTGGCTCCCGCTGGGGATGAAAAATACTTTTTTTAATAATTTAAAGGAAACTTTGCCGGCAGCCTTTCGGCAAAACTCTCGGAAATTTGCTGCAACCGAATATTGCCCCTGGCGTCAAAGGGTCCTGTACGGGGAAGTTCACGATGAAAATTGTTATGCCATGGGTGGGATTGCCGGACACGCCGGCTTATTTTCAACCTCTGAAGATATTTACCTTCTTGTGAAGAAGCTGCTGGATTGTTATCAAGGAAAGGATGACTGGATTCCACCTTCCTGGGTCCGAGAATTTTTCACCCGACAACATTTACCGGAGCACTCTACCTGGGCTTTAGGTTGGGATACTCCGGCCTCCCAGGGTTCTACCTCAGGGACGTACTTCTCTAGGGAGTCTGTAGGTCATACGGGGTTTACAGGGACCTCTATTTGGATAGATCTTAAGAAAGATCTGGTTGTTATCTTACTATCCAATCGGGTGCATCCTTCTCGAAGTAATCAACGATTTGCTAAACTGCGACCGGAAGTTCATGACATGGTGCAGCAGGTGGTGAGCAGGGGATTGTAG